In the genome of Labrus bergylta chromosome 7, fLabBer1.1, whole genome shotgun sequence, the window ggatcagacataaaacaagaaaaggtTGTTCCAATGATTCATAGGCAGCTGATGGATGTTAAGATCTTCATTAAAGGTTAAGATAATGTTAATAATGGTAGAGTTTCATTCAGATTATTATGACATTaaactatatataaaaaatgtgattacaTAATTagagttaaataaatgttatcaatAACATATTGTGCTACTACGCTTCACTGTGATTACATGCTTTGAACATTTAACTTTAATAACCAGAAATAGTGTGTATGGAAACCCATTTccaccagttaaaaaaataaaaatttaaaatttgtcgagatttttttttgaccaAAAAACCATTATCTCGAAATTATTagataaagtcataataatgactCATAATTTCgatttttaatctcattatTTCGACTTTTAATCTCAtgattatgactttattatctcatcaTTTCGatgaaatgggcttccataagTGTGacataaaaaagacacaaaaaactaACAGGAAAAGAATCAGTGAATCAGTCCATGTTCACTCAGTCTCTCGGTTATAATGAGTCTTTGACATGTTTGGACTGTAGAGGGCGCCAGAGCTCCATTTGCAGAACCGTGAAAGGGTTAATCACCCACAGCAACTTTTCTGAAGAGCTTCTTGTCTCTCAGCTTTTTGTTTGCGAGGTTAGTACCTGTAAgaaatattgttattattaaaaatgtgtgtctgaTGTTTGCCCTTTAAGAATCAGACATCTTGTCCCCACCTGTAGTAGTTTGGTTTGAAGGGTCCATGTTTGCTGATGCCCAGATACTTGGCTTGTTCTTCAGTCAGCTCAGTGAGGTGGGCTTCAAAGGTCGGCAGGTGCAGGCTGGCCACAAACTCATCTGAAATGATAAGTAATGGTCAATATAAAAATGCAATTGAAATATAAGacatgttgttattgttataGGATATTTAAGTTTAGTGCTTGCCCATCTTCTTTGGCAGCAGGTACACGTCCTGCTTGTATCGTCCCTCTGGAGCGCTGTAGAGCTCTATGAGAGCCAgagcctgacacacacacacacacacacacacacacacacacacacacacacacacacacacacacacacacacacacacacacacacacacacacacacacagtagggGAAAGTCTCTGTTAGCACAGCTGTAGAGGACTACAAACAGCCGCAGTGTGACAAAGCTAcagacaaaatatatttaatgcaTTCATAAAAGAACAAAGGAGGAGTAAATAGGTTAAAACCTGTGAACGTACCTGAGTCGTAGCAGTGATGGAGAGGACGAGTGACGGCACCGTGGAGCAGCTCAGATTAAGCAAACGACCCTGAGATAAGAGAGTAATCCCAGAGACCcatgacatgttgtgatgtgaCAGCAGTCACTGATCATAACTaatgatgcattgttagtttttgtgtagcatcagatttaaaatgtagttccctgtttggacattggagggcgaaaatgtccaatttacaaaaaactgctctaaaaaaagaacagattgatatttttttcatcttttttttgcataaatctcttaaacaactccagccctgctcaaaacgaCCAAATATTGAAtcattatcaggaatttaaccctttaaatactagaatcatgtaatcaaactggcattttaaggggttaaattcctgattaTTATTCAATATTAGATAATAAGATACTCTCTCTTTATCCATGAAACTGTCTCTACTCAAGGACAATTGTGTTGTTAACAGACATGCTGTAGTGTTTGTCAGTCAGCACCTGGAACAATTCAAATCTAGCAGCCACACTTCAAATCAGTACATCATCCCATCATCCTCCAAATGTGTGAATCtgtgaatgctgaactgttctttatgcgttacattaacgcccactgcacttcaaaaatgtatcttcctaacatgcactctgtgagtagttacacacattaagattttttttttctcatagtccactgctttatttccttgttaattgtttagcaccaatacaccaagtcaaattccttgtatgtgtaaatgtacttggcaataaaccccgattctgattctgattctgattctgaaatacaGCAGTATAACCACCTCAGCTAGCAGGACAATCCTCTTGCCATCAGGCCAGATCACATGGTCCACCTGAGGCCTCACACGCTGCCACCTCAGCTCCGCAGTCCGCAGACTTTCCTGAGAGGCGAGAGTTGATGTTTATATAAAAGCATATACTGAAGTTAAttaacacaggcacacacacacacacacacacaaacaaaccatgtTCATACCAAATCTATCTCTACGCTGGAGTGTCCCATGTTGCACACAATGCAGCCATTTTTCATCTTGTCCAGATGTTCCCGAATCACCACGTTTTTGTTGCCTGCAGagaaaaattaataaaaatacagcGGATGGATGATCTGAATAATATCTTTAAGAACTTCACAGAGAGCAGCAGTTACCTGTGCAGGTGATGACCATGTCTGCCTGCCGTAACACTTCACTCAGTTTAACCACTCTGAAGCCATCCATGCTGAGAGGAAGGACAGTTAAACTTCATAATGCTTCATGCTATTTCACTCAAATGTGCTGCTAAAAAGACGTAAACACACTCTGCATCTGTGCGGTTAAAAGCTTCTTCCATTCATACCAGGCCTGAAGGGCACAAATGGGATCCACTTCTGTGACATGTACGACTGTACCCAGTGCTTTCAGGGCAGCGCAGCAACCTTTGCCAACCTACAGGACGAGAGAAAAGAGGCTTGTAGAGCAGAGCTGGTTGAAAGCAGTCATtcttctaatgtttttttttttttttcctgacctCCCCATATCCGCACACCACCACCTGTTTTCCTCCAAACATGACGTCAGTTGTTCGCTTcagcctgagaaaaaaaaaaaaaaaaaaaagagttcatcatcctcatcactgCAGCTCCTTCCTGTACTCTTATTTtatggagctgtgtgtgttcacattacGGTTCACTACCCGTCCAGAATGGACTCCTTGCAGCAGTAAAGGTTGTCAAACTTCTGCTTGGTCACCGAGTCGTTCACGTTCATGGCCGGGACGCACAGTCTACCTGCCTTTGACAGCTGGTacaacctgaaacacagagagacacacggGCCAGAGCTTTTTTATTAGTcaatttattgaacatgttaaagtctttctatgtgattattcacacttaaatataacataaatcaagtatctcctctgaaaataactctgtgagtcatgactgtctacaatgggtgtaacacccgagtcccactgtctgtgatgctttcagagttttcagagtcctatcttcagtttgtttacatcgccaggacggccggctgactcctcccctcgtgtataaaagttgtttaattgagggactagagaaaagaagaataacatactgtactcactgcttaactgtgtttctagatcacgctcatttcaggtaaatttacatgcagtgtgaagataccagcataataaagatcgctagcattagcatgctaacacaacaatgcagcgcgagttgttttggtttcatgctggtgctcaagggcgacatctgctggatcaaaaaatcacatataaagcctttatgaaaatacaaacacaaaataaaaaggaaaaaaacaaactggttCCTCAGGATCCatagcaacaaataaataactcaaataatatagttcatgttcaaaagggataggaagaagTCTGGTCCTACCCcttcttatttttgtgcattatttaaaaaaaaaactaaaaatgttttcatcaatcaGTGTATGATGTTGGACTTGTTGGCCaaaacaaattaagtttttagataaaacaacaaaataatgggAACAGATTAACCAAGACCATCAACCAAGAAATAACcaaatagaaaacagaaaaacagaaagtcacCAGCTCATTTCGATTCAATATTTTATTCCTGAAGAGTTTTCttagtttaaatatattttttgttgcattttttcaGCTCGTCATCACAGTTGTTCCACAGACTAACACCCTGAGTTGTGACACAGTGAAGTTAGTTCtgattggtgttttttttgaaTATACAGGTTTCTGTGGAATAAGtagaaatataatttaaaatctaGAATAAAAACGAACCGAAAAATGCCTGTAACACTCTCCTCCACGATGCCTCTGATCTTCCTGAACAGACTTGGGTACTTCTTATAGATCCAGTGGGTCAGGTCGCCTCCATCATCCAGAATCtataaaaaagggggaaaacttgctttttttttttttttttttgctgaacaCAATGAATGAGAAAAGTAATTAAAGTACGATTCACCCAAAGTCAAAAGTTAGTTCAGAGTACCATGTTGGGTTGCCATGTCTCTGCAGCCACACATTGGTTGATACACCACCAGAAGTCATCCTCTGATTCTCCTCTCCATGCAAACACTGAGGTGCCTGCAATAACGAGCAGGTGACATCATTCTACAACAAGttatgaagcaaaaaaaagaagaagagtggaGACAGTTTCACCTCGTTCAGCCAGAGCAGCAGCCACGGCGTTCTGAGTGGAGAAGATGTTACAAGCGGCCCAGCGACACTGAGCTCCCAACACAGACAGGGTCTCAATCAACACCTGCAAGACACACACGTCAAtccatttaaatacaaaaagacTGTTTTCAATGTACAAATGCAATCTTTATAATGTGAAGTATAATCAGTTCAGCTcaggggtttgtgtgtgtgtttgtgtgttgaacTGACCGCCGTCTGTGCAGTGATGTGTGTGCAGCCCACCACTTTAGCTCCAGCCAGAGGTTTCTCCCCACCTGCTCGTTTTCTTAGGACCATCAGAGCCGGCATTTCTAAGTATCACAGACAATGACCGAGTCACATTTAATTCAAGAACAGAGAACTACATGGACATCAagcaatcaatctttatttgtataattcataacaaatgttaatcttaagacactttaacaaaagagcaggtctggACTACTCTATGTTATATACATTTTCAAAGACCTAACATTAATAcacactaagcaacatttagcaaagttacagcggcaaagaaaaaaaagtgcctttaagaggcagaaacctcgagaaGAGTCATGTTGATAAATCATCAGCTGCAAATGTGTTGGACCAGCAGGGAGAGGACAGcaagaacaacaaacaacataccAGACATGTGGATACAATGCCAGTAATAATATGTAACAAAGTATGATAATCGACTGATCAGTCCAATGTTaacgttaaaggctttatatgtgatgttttgatccagcagatgtcgcccttgagcaccagcatgaaaccaaaacaactggcgctgcattgttgtgttagcatgctaatgctagcgatctttattatgctggtatcttcacactgcatgtaaatttacctgaaatgagcgtgatctagaaacacagttaagcagtgagtacagtatgttattcttcttttctctagtccctcaattaaacaacttttatacacgaggggaggagtcagccggccgtccgggcgatgtaaactaactgaagataggactctgaaaactctgaaaacatcacagacagtgggactcgggtgttacacccattgtagacagtcatgactcacagagttattttcagaggatatacttgatttatattatatttaagtgtgaaaaatcacatttaaagactttaagagcaGGATTAAATGTATGTCCGAGCTGAGAATTAAAACATTACAATTTGCTACAGCGTGAGGGATCTATGCTACAGCGATGCTTTTGTGTCCACAGTAGCAGTTTTTCCCCCCAAGGAGATGTCATACTTTTATAGATCCCATTATCACCTTGTCAGTAGGCCTATCAATCTGTATAGCTGGTATAAAATAAGTGTAGCGTAGAAAAGGTTATTCAATTACCTACATAGTGCGTACATTTACACTACAACTGAAAACAAAGTTTATTAATTGAAATCAAAGCACTGTGAGTTTTTAAGATGTAGAAAGGAATATTTATTAATTCAACGTGATTCTGTATCCAAAGCATGATTGCAGTTCCACCGAGCTGAGAAAAGAACCACCAGAGGATGAGTTGAATTCAGAggaatttaaaaatgatcacaTAAATTAACAAGAGGAATATCTACACCCCCACATCCAGCAGGCGGTTTAGATATTTAACCTGAATGCACTTTTCAAATGACATCGTATATATCAGATGTGTTTGTCTGGAAAAGTCTTAATAACACTGTAATTAATGAgaaaaatctcatataaagactttaacaataacaataaaactgGACTGATGATGTTATTTATAGCAGTGGGAGCTGTCATccatctcttttttgtcttttgttattGAAGGTGTAAACAGTGGGCTAAAGTCTGTACCTTGCTGTGCGATCTCTATCTCTCTGCGTCCAAAGGCAgcctgtttgatgtttttgatgcAGAAGTCAGAAAGGCTGCTCGAGCTGCTCTGACTCTTCTCTCTGGGAGTAGCCTCCTCCTCGGAGCTGTCACTGCATGCTGCAACACAGAAaattatgtttgtgttcaaagATCAGGTGATAAAGTGTTATATACGCTAAAGCAAAAACAGATCACACTGAGTCTGTCTCTGTTCTCCAAAAGTCCCCATTCCAGACTTCCAAACACCTCATATGGTTACTTCATGCTGCACATCTCCACATCTCCTGTTCCCTGTTATAACCAGCCCATCACTGTCTCTAAACCTTTCCCCACTTCACTTATCAGTCTCAATCCATAGACATGTACATCGGACTTTTTCCATTGGTAAGTCACTGTTTTGTCAAAATGAAAGGACAAGCAATAATAGATGAAAAgaaataatgtgaaaatgtttatttaatttgatattttactggttaaaaattaaatattttgtgtttacaaAATGAATACTCGTATTTAAAGGTGTTCTCTGCACAGTCAGCCTCATTCTGTTTAGTTAAGTGTGCTCAATAGAGGGCAGCACCTGAAGTTTTGTGCAAGGAGTGTGAGGCTAATAAGCTGACTCAAGCCAGGTGTGTAAGCAGCCTGAGGTGGCAGAAGctgtctcgtgtgtgtgtgtgagcaacaGTGGAGGTGAGAGGAAACTTCACAGGCTCAAGTCATTGTAGAGAAGACCATAGAGAAGCCATTGGTAAGAATTTATTCACGTTTCATTGTAGTCGTTGAGCATGATAATCCTTTGTTAGATGATACATGTGGTAAAATAAGTTACACATTGAGTGGTGCACAGTCTTAATTGTTCTGTTAAGATTTAATTGACCGTGCAGCgtgttttgaatttgtttgtGAGATAAATTAAAACAGTGTGATAGTGAAATGCAGTGGTTTAAAGAGCTGTTTGCATAGTTCATGCTCTTTTGTTATTTACTCTGTTTAAGGTTTACTCCTGCTCCTACTCCTTCTTATCGTAAAGGATTGTTTTGAGaactgtataaataaatacaatggaACGAAAAATCCATGGAATGGAAGTCGAGTTGTCCAGCGTTACCTTCTAGGCCTTTTTCAAGTTCGGGCAGACATTTTCACACGCACCATAAAGTACCTTGACTGTCACCAGTTCATCCTCATAACTCTGTCTTAactttgttgttggtttttttggTGCATACTTTTAAATCTGTGTCCTTGACTTACCAATCTAACACCTGGTGTTGTTTTTGCCATTCCTTCTATAGCTACTGCTCTGTAAGCTTGAAAATACAGATTTAACAGCACAGCTCTATGTTTGGGTCCAACCTTCTCGCCTTTACTTCTCACCTTGACAGTTACCGTTTAATGATTTGTTAGTTTGAACATTATGTCTGCTAGTGGTTGTTTGAATATGTGGGATCAGCCTCAGCTAGGTGAGTCCTTTTCTGAGCCTTTTGAAGTCCCTGATTGACATCTTTGAGAACGGCTTAAAGAGCCCACTTGGTCCAAAAATTAAAGAGTCTTATTTCTTCAGAGGAGTTTTTCCCTTTAATGAAGGTTTGGCAAAGGGAAAAAAGCACCAGGGCTAATCCTCTGGGCCTGTAGTTCTCGTGCTGTTGGAATCAGAACCAGCTCAGTTTAAAATATCAGAGACATGTGATCTGacttatgagtgtgtgtgtgtgtgtgtgtgtgtgtgtgtgtgtgtgtgtgtgtgtgtgtgtgtgtgtgtgtgttttcatgttttttaaatacctgAGCTGAAGCTGTCTGTGGACGACTGAGAGATGGAGCGAGACAGGGAGCGGAGGGCAGTCTTGGTGGGACGTTTGTTGAATTCTTGCTTCTGGTCGGTGAACTGGATTTGctttggggtaaaaaaaaaagacacaaacaagagtcagaaagagaaaagtcaaaatgtctTTCAGTTGTTATTTACATCCAGACAGGtgtgctctctgtccccagagtcaaaaccaaacatggagaagcagcgttcagtttctatgctccaaactcccagaaaactgcaggtctgctgaaactctcagctcttttaaatccaggttgaagactcacctgtttacagctgcctttcaaacaacttaaataagatttcaaactttaactctgcactctaactttgaactctttttacatttttacttcaattaatttcatttgaattattttttatttgaacatattttctgatttaatcatttcagtgatttttaaatgttctattttaatgtttcttttctttcctctgtcatgatgcttttgatgtcttgtgtgaagcaatTTGAATTaccttgttgaaatgtgctatataaataaacttgccttgccttacatCACTGCaaatcacaatcacaatcatAAACTCTCAGACAGACTTGATGACAAAGTCACAAAAGTGCTACAAATCCCAGCAGATTTTCCCTGCTGTGATCACAAATCTCCAGCTCCTCTTCTCACTCATGCCTCGCTGCATAAAGTATGTCTCACCTTCCAGTGTGGCTGTTTGAAAGCTGAGCTGCGGCTGCAGGGATCCCACTTGGCCATGTCTGCTTGCTGTCGGCTCTCCTGACTCTGCAGCCTGAGCTTCAACTGCAGCGTCACAATAAACCCCAATATCCAAAGGCTTACTGAGGGGTTTACCCCCTCCTACTCAGATCTCTAGACTTTATAACAAAGTcgttttttctgcttttgttccTACGTTTTCACCCATGTGGACAAACAGACATCTAAAGACCCCTAACATAGACACACCTCCAAAACGGTCAACATGTGATCCACTTCTTTAAAGGAGCACTCCACCAGTTTTTAGATCAGTTCAGCACTGCCAAGTTAGTGAAAATAGTTGTTCTGTGACTCAAAACAAAtaacactgatgatgtcatggtgatgtcatcagggttaTCTTAGCTTGGGCAGGGGATCACTTTTTTTCACATCAATTATTACTGGGTTGATAAGGTTAGAAATATGTGGGTATTTGTCACTCGGAGAAGATATGACagagttgcattatgggaaaatTTAAAAATCTAGTATATTTTGGGAGTTGGGAATTTTACAATATTTCATGGAATTGTTTGAGTGTTTTACCTTTACAGTAAATTACTGATGTCTCAGTTGAATTTCTTGCACATTATTAACAATTTAGCAGATTTACTAACACCACACTGCCTGTTTGGATAATATAGACTCCTGTAACGTAATGCTGTTAATCAAACAAAAGTCCTTTAACCCTTGTTAACCATGACATCATCCATTGGagtccctctgtacctttaagaaaaagctaaagacccagctctttcatgaatacctactaacttaatgatgatggtctccatattattgatgatgatgatggtaatgacgatggtttttgtttgataaatgatgacttataagatggtttctatactgattagagctctcaagaactgccctcaatgttgtgctttgcctctgatcacttcctgtcagcacctgtgtgtccaatcagactcaaagctgatcgtttgctcttactgacattgttcccttttttctagatccttgcttgtgttgatcttactctctgatgtacgttgctttggataaaagagtctgataagtgaattgtagaattgttagGTTCAAATAATCCCGGGATGCtcatgagtttgtttttgttttcagctgaatttgttttcattcgACCCtggaacgtttttttttttttttgtgccatcCTCCTGATGTGATTCATAAAGGTGTACAACAATTGAGAAAAATCCAAACCCAAAGAGTCGAGTAAGAATGTCActgacaacaaagaaaaagacgGCTCGCTCAGTGCAGGGCTCCAATACACCAGAGAACTTAATAACCAGGGTAGTGACATGTTGAGTATGACCTTCATCAGATTCATCAAGGTCATCAACAAGCTCCAGTTTGAATGACTGATATAACTTTTGAGTCAGATTCTATCAAGTTACAGGTACAAAAAAGATCCACACTGCTGACCCGTCTGTTTAAATCTGGAAATAATAGATTCATGCATTAAGGTCAAATCTATGAACAACAAACAGTGCACCTGTTCAAAGACAAAGCAGCCTtacatgtctctgtttttgttcttagAAATGATCACCTGCATaaagactttttaaattcaGCTCGCACTCAGTCAAGCAGCTGCTTAATCTTTAACACAAAAAGACATTATCCTGCGACTCTGAGCAGTGTCAAAGTTAACTAAATAAACACAATCGTCTCTAAGAGGGGTCAGAAAATGGTTCTGAATAAAAGCCAGCAACTTTGAAAGTCTAATGAAAGACTTCGAaagttgtaaaataaatcaccCTGTCAACAGTTTTTGCTTTGATTTGTGGCCTAAAAAGTCTAAATTCCAATGTTTTGTCTTCTCTGCCCTTAGAATCAatacaaatctttttttaaatagacaGTAAAGACAGCTTTATACAAACCACTGTCCAAACAGAGGATCATTCTAAATCTCTCTAAAGagatcaaaacaaaagcagtgaTACCTTGATGCAGATGGACTGGACAGCCTCCTGGTCCTTGGCTTTAGTAATGTTCACCAGACTGTATACTTTCTTCATGCTGAGAGTGTGTGCACAGTAACTCTGCAGAActgctcactgctgctgtctaACTCTGAGTGACGCTTTATGCCACACACCTTCGCCCAGAAGACCCAGGtgaaaaagggggagggggggaaggggggaaggggggtTGATAATAAACAACGTCTTTGTTAGGCTGACAAGAAGGAAGTCTGGGAGAATACAGAAGAACAGGtcagagatgcag includes:
- the LOC110001895 gene encoding S-adenosylhomocysteine hydrolase-like protein 1 isoform X1, with the protein product MEKEPTQASWKDPTPPDEFSESHMEDASALNGEKDGDYGSKDQSVKCSPKLLQMLKAAESRRIGQGRDRDEAEMSDFGSVELVTEALKTDMQIQFTDQKQEFNKRPTKTALRSLSRSISQSSTDSFSSACSDSSEEEATPREKSQSSSSSLSDFCIKNIKQAAFGRREIEIAQQEMPALMVLRKRAGGEKPLAGAKVVGCTHITAQTAVLIETLSVLGAQCRWAACNIFSTQNAVAAALAERGTSVFAWRGESEDDFWWCINQCVAAETWQPNMILDDGGDLTHWIYKKYPSLFRKIRGIVEESVTGIFRLYQLSKAGRLCVPAMNVNDSVTKQKFDNLYCCKESILDGLKRTTDVMFGGKQVVVCGYGEVGKGCCAALKALGTVVHVTEVDPICALQACMDGFRVVKLSEVLRQADMVITCTGNKNVVIREHLDKMKNGCIVCNMGHSSVEIDLESLRTAELRWQRVRPQVDHVIWPDGKRIVLLAEGRLLNLSCSTVPSLVLSITATTQALALIELYSAPEGRYKQDVYLLPKKMDEFVASLHLPTFEAHLTELTEEQAKYLGISKHGPFKPNYYRY
- the LOC110001895 gene encoding S-adenosylhomocysteine hydrolase-like protein 1 isoform X2; translation: MKKVYSLVNITKAKDQEAVQSICIKQIQFTDQKQEFNKRPTKTALRSLSRSISQSSTDSFSSACSDSSEEEATPREKSQSSSSSLSDFCIKNIKQAAFGRREIEIAQQEMPALMVLRKRAGGEKPLAGAKVVGCTHITAQTAVLIETLSVLGAQCRWAACNIFSTQNAVAAALAERGTSVFAWRGESEDDFWWCINQCVAAETWQPNMILDDGGDLTHWIYKKYPSLFRKIRGIVEESVTGIFRLYQLSKAGRLCVPAMNVNDSVTKQKFDNLYCCKESILDGLKRTTDVMFGGKQVVVCGYGEVGKGCCAALKALGTVVHVTEVDPICALQACMDGFRVVKLSEVLRQADMVITCTGNKNVVIREHLDKMKNGCIVCNMGHSSVEIDLESLRTAELRWQRVRPQVDHVIWPDGKRIVLLAEGRLLNLSCSTVPSLVLSITATTQALALIELYSAPEGRYKQDVYLLPKKMDEFVASLHLPTFEAHLTELTEEQAKYLGISKHGPFKPNYYRY
- the LOC110001895 gene encoding S-adenosylhomocysteine hydrolase-like protein 1 isoform X3; amino-acid sequence: MAKWDPCSRSSAFKQPHWKQIQFTDQKQEFNKRPTKTALRSLSRSISQSSTDSFSSACSDSSEEEATPREKSQSSSSSLSDFCIKNIKQAAFGRREIEIAQQEMPALMVLRKRAGGEKPLAGAKVVGCTHITAQTAVLIETLSVLGAQCRWAACNIFSTQNAVAAALAERGTSVFAWRGESEDDFWWCINQCVAAETWQPNMILDDGGDLTHWIYKKYPSLFRKIRGIVEESVTGIFRLYQLSKAGRLCVPAMNVNDSVTKQKFDNLYCCKESILDGLKRTTDVMFGGKQVVVCGYGEVGKGCCAALKALGTVVHVTEVDPICALQACMDGFRVVKLSEVLRQADMVITCTGNKNVVIREHLDKMKNGCIVCNMGHSSVEIDLESLRTAELRWQRVRPQVDHVIWPDGKRIVLLAEGRLLNLSCSTVPSLVLSITATTQALALIELYSAPEGRYKQDVYLLPKKMDEFVASLHLPTFEAHLTELTEEQAKYLGISKHGPFKPNYYRY